In the Leptospira selangorensis genome, one interval contains:
- a CDS encoding helix-turn-helix domain-containing protein, whose amino-acid sequence MKQADAEELDGKELISSEHITEVVKENLKLIRHTKGLSLDKLASRCGVSRAMLSQIEQGKSVPTIAVLWKIATGLNVPFSELLKEKGTEGVFLLKAENTKVLYSSSKVYSSRALFPFIGGRRVEFYELILKPGGIEVAEAHKAGTTENLVVVQGKLRLRVGDKVVELDAKDSVYFRADVPHEYINPTDTETLMYLVMEYTDEAN is encoded by the coding sequence ATGAAACAGGCCGACGCCGAAGAACTGGATGGGAAGGAACTCATCTCCAGCGAACATATAACAGAAGTCGTTAAAGAAAACCTAAAATTAATTCGCCATACTAAAGGACTCTCATTAGACAAATTGGCATCTCGTTGTGGTGTGAGCCGAGCCATGCTTTCTCAAATAGAGCAAGGTAAAAGTGTTCCTACTATCGCAGTATTATGGAAGATCGCAACCGGTCTTAACGTTCCTTTCAGTGAACTTCTAAAAGAGAAGGGAACAGAGGGAGTTTTTCTCTTAAAAGCGGAGAATACAAAAGTCTTATATTCCAGCTCAAAGGTATATTCTAGTCGTGCCTTGTTTCCGTTTATCGGAGGCAGAAGGGTAGAATTTTACGAACTGATCCTGAAACCGGGCGGAATCGAAGTTGCAGAAGCTCATAAAGCTGGAACAACTGAGAATCTTGTAGTGGTCCAAGGAAAATTGCGCCTCCGTGTGGGGGACAAGGTGGTAGAACTGGATGCAAAGGATTCCGTATATTTTAGAGCGGATGTTCCTCACGAATACATCAATCCAACAGATACCGAAACTCTTATGTATCTGGTCATGGAATATACGGACGAAGCTAACTAA